The sequence aataagcagccttgcctagggaaaagtcgggatggaaaacCTCACCTgatcttgtcatagaatgagaggaacagcgttgttctcgacgtacattggagttgtctaagagcaaccagtggaagatgacgtcacataaggcatcatgtcgcttaatccgaagaggaccacagccaagaccatggtgtatatatatatatatatatatatatatatatatatatatatggcctTCGGGTGATCAGGAATTCCCTGCTTTCGCACCTGAAATTCAGCGAAGTGTTAATATCTATGGTGGTATTGACTTTCTTGGCTGTCCAGTATACGGACCTGACTCCTAtgtttgtgagtttgtttCCCAACGTGTGGACAGGATTTTGAACTGGCAGGATCGTCTGTCAGCTTTGGAGGATCCCCAAGTGGAGCTTCATCTCCTGAGGAGTTGCTTGAGCCTCTGTAAGCTGAATCATATCATCAGAACTGTTCCTGGCTGCAGGATTGACGAAGTGTTGTTACGTTTTGACAGAGGGCTTCATCATAGCTTGGAGTCTTTGTCCTCTTCCTCTATCTCTGATTTGCCATGGAGACAGGCTACACTTCCTACTCGTTTAGGTGGTCTCGGTCTACGTGAGGCTCACAGATCTTCCTCTGCAGCCTTTGTCGGTAGTTGCAACTCCTCTCGGACTTTGTCTCTCCGCCTGCTCTTCACTCCTTCAATGCCATTTTCTCCACCTGATGGGTCAGATAGTATGTCTCCTACTTCCGTTTTCCCTGGCGAATTGGAATGTCGGCAGTGTTTGGCGGATCTTTTACCACCTAATAGTACGGCGCTATCTGTTAATTCCACGCAACATTCAATTCAACGAGCTTTAGATGACGCTTTGAAATCCAGCGTTAGGTCGTCTCTTTGTAGTTTGCGAGAACAAGCGCGTTTTAATGCTGTCACATTTCCTCATGtgggggcttggttgagggcaatccctAACCCAAATCTCAGCCTGGCCATGTCCCCGCGTGAATTCGTGACTGCTTTGCGTTTGCGCTTAGGAGTTCCAGTGTTTTCACCTCCCCCACGTTCAATTCGCTGTGTCTGTGGCCATATTTTAGATGTCTTTGGTGACCACGCACTTGGCTGTAGCAGCTCTCTGCGAATCAGACGACATGACGCCTTATGTGACACCGTCTATCACTGGTTGCTTGTGGATAATTCTGGGGTACGAAGAGAGCAGCGGTGTTCTTCTCAATCCATGGACAGACcaggtgatgtttttcatccCGACTTCTCTAACGGAaaggctgcttattttgaTATCTCAGTGCGAAATTCATTTTCTCCCTCACATGTCATCAATGCAGCTGTAAAGActggtgctgctgctcaaGCTGGGGAAATGGAGAAAGACGAACGCCACGACTCAAATGTTTCCTCGTATGGTTGCTTGTTCTATCCTTTGGTTGTTGAGTCATATGGAGTCTGGTCAGAACATAGTCTTGAACTGCTGAAGTCTATTGCCAAGAAGTCTACTCTGTCTACAGGTCACAGTTTCAGCCGAGCTATTACTAACcttcatgaacaactgtctgtgaaactgtggcaatacaactctcgcatgataactgaacatctagatgttttgtctgtagcaAGTGTTTGTAGTGATGTTTTTCAGTAGTGTTCCGTCCATTGGGCGgttataaacaaataaaaaaaaaatatatatatatatatatatatatatatatatatcgatGGTCTACAACTATAGACCAGTGAACAGTTCGTGTACGCATCATTCAAGCCACAAGGACTAAGGAGATTAGATCGTGAATGTCCAGAGTATAAATAAGTGGTGCCACAACACCTTCCAGACAGTCAGCAGACCATATATGCATGTGCGGGGAATACCGCGTATACATTAGTACGTGTACAACCACTACGAATACCTAGACACTGCAAATAACTATACAATGCCGACATTTCTTCTAGAGAAAATCAAAAGAGCTTCTCCGCATTACAGAAAAAAGCGAAATCGCCCTCTTCATTTCAGAAGTTTTAGATTGAGAATGAGGAATTAAGAGCCGACGACTGAAGCTAGATTTACAATATAACGCTGGCGACGCTGGCGAGAACGCTCAGgcaggcgtcatattgtaaacactcgcGCGTCgccgacgctagagttgattcaagttcGACTCTAGCGTCCAAACGGGAAGTGCTCTAGCGTCTACCGGAAGCACGTGCCTTTCGTCGATaaatcagagatcaaatcCGGGAGTGAAATAATCGGAAGTAAACTATGGAAGCGAAGCCTACCGAAAGTGTATACGTGTAGGTACGGCTGCTTGTGGCAGATCAAGTCACGGTAGCTTAGGGATGACAGGCGCAAGAAAAGCGCCTGGAAAAACGTATCGAAAAAACCGGGCTCCCAAGTAATGTGGAAGCGTCTCCGCGATAACGTTAACATGGTGAGGGAGAAACTCAGGAAAcgaaaaccaaatcacagactcTGTATACGATTatgatgagcatgcgcgtagtGGCTCGTCGCTGACGCTCatcaaatgatattgtaaatgacacagcgtcagcgtcagcattttgacacctactcgGCGTcttcggcgtcatattgtaaacctagcttgtCGTAGTGCAGATAGAATACTTGTAAATGAAGGTTGCAACAGCTACCAGTGTAGATCTGTCTCCCTTGCAAGATGTATAACTAGGTCCGGAAAGTGACGTGACCAATAGAAATGGATCTCTAAATCACAATAGACGTTGCCGTCAAGCATGAAGTACTGACGTGCGAGACTGGACAAGAAGAAATTCTTTACAATTAATAAATGACAACAGTGATGCCAGCTTTTCTCAGTCAATCAAGtcgctatatatatatatatatatatatatatatatatatatatatatcagacTTTAGATGTCTGATGTACACTTCAGGTGCTCAACGCTACGCATGAAATCACATGCAGTATTGCACTTTTTCAATGACACACCTGAACTCACAGTagcctagtctcgcgtaacGTGGGGTGTGTGGGGATGCATGGAGTGGTggaggctatagccccaaACATGTTGGCGTGTCACTCCGCTCCAGCAGAattcaagttaattaagttactaaacagtccACTTAGCCTTAGAGTAGTATGACAACAACGTTGACAATCTCTTTGttaatacacatcatcatttcagtatggtACAGAACCAGCAGTGTTGAGAAGTCGTAGTGAAGTGCGTATGCGGGTACTTCTTAAGACCTTTTCTCCGCTGtccggcaatggcagagtcaaagaagaccgcatcaaaaaggCAGAAGtctatccatcaattatttttcaaGTAATTGTAAGGTTGTCACCCGATATTGACCAGGAAATGGAATCTCCGGCGGCTACGGCGCCGCTACCTACCGATTTGCAAGCACTAGCTCCGGACTTCCTCTACTTTGTGCTCAGGTTATTCTAGCTAACTACGAAATGTTAGAATTGGTCAGAGCTGGTTTGCACTAATCATTAGTATTCTAGATTGTATTTTCATCGAGATACCATTTAATTTGACAATCACAGCGAGCCTTGAAACCCTTTTGGCACGAACTGTAATTACtagtgtttccactccttttAATACGAACACCGAGTCCCGCAGTTtgtttgtaacctgaaatcgATACTATATTTACTGACATGTCTATACAAACTGCAAGTGAGAGAAAAAAGTAAAAGTAGAAAACAGGCGTGGCTTTGCAAGTAAAAATGGGCGTCGTTTGCATTCTAATTCATTAGCCCCCAAATTTGAGGGacacgctacgccggtgcaGCTCTCTATTTCACAGGCAGTTCTCGCGTAATTCCTGAAGGTTACACGGAGCTGGGGCTGTCTGGATGGGGGTGAATGCCCTGGTGATCTATGAAATGATCAAGATACGTGACGGATGTCTCCATGAACGCGCACTTGTCTTTTCCTAACCTAAATCCTGCGTTTTCTAATCTTTGCAACACCTGCTCCAACCATGCTGCGTGTTCTGCTTCCGTCGCCCCTATGACAAGAATATCGTCCAAGTACTTGTCAATGACAGGAATTCCTCTGAAAACACTCTCTACAACTCTCTGAAAAATGCAGGGTGCCCATGATATTCCGAAGCGTAATCTCCTCATTAACTGGAAAAGTCTCctttgtgtgttgatcgttGTGTACTTTTGTGATTCCCCGATAAAGGAACTTGATTGTAAGCCTGGCTCAGGTCAAGCTTGgaaaaatataattttgcTAAAAAGTCTTCCACCTTGGGAATTGGACAAGTGTCCAGTTGCACTGCTCGGTTGACAGTTCGTTTAAAATCACCACATATGCGTATTGATCTATCTGGTTTCACCACGGGTAGGATGGGTGTCGCCCAAGTTGCGTGTTCCACCTGTCTGAGAATTCCTTCTGTACTGCTGCCACGTTCTTCTCAGTTGTCTCCATTGATCTAGCAATCTCCTATGCCTTCTTGAATGTCAAATCGCTCTGTCAACAGATGTCGCTTGGTGCGATCATCCCTCACTCCACACACCAATCTGTCACGAAGGTGGTCGTCTAGACGATCTCCAAAGTCACAAAAACTCTGCCAGTTCCCGCAGCTTTGCAAAAACGTAGAGACATCTTCCTATAACTGTTGGACGAGGGTCGCAGTGATTCTGTAGCGTTTCGCATAACTTTATATGATGTGTCTGCAGGCTTGCTGGGTCCTACCAGACAACGTAACAGATGGTAAGTCTGCTTACTACATGAGTTCAGCAGACTTGCTCGTTTCCTGTTTTCGTCTCCAGGTGATACACCAGTTTCTACAAAGAACTGTTCTAGGCGTTCCTGATATACACCCCACTCTTCCACCTTAGCTCCATATTCCTCAAATCGGGTGATTGGAAGCAAAAACGGAAACTGACATGTAATGACCGTCTGTGGAGCCACCTCCCAACCTCATTGGCCTGACCTGGCTACGCTGCGTGATCGTGCTCCCCTTCCATAGTtgatcctcgtcgccaatgtaATATCTTCTCTAGATGGATAGAACTACTGTTCCCGCTCACACTTTCTTACACGGGTTCCCCGGATTAAACCCGAGTCCCGTACTAACCCGAGTCCCGTACTAAACCCGAGTCCCGTACTAAACTCGAGTCCCGTACTACACCTGAGTCCCGTACTAAACCCGAGTCCCGTACTACCACAGTCACGTCGCTTGTTTTTTTGCTACAGTACGAATGACGACCACTCAACCTGTTTACCATCACCCGTCGGCACAGGTCGCTCATGTTCAAGTGGTTTCGCTTTCCAACACCCAAGCCGTTGGTGCAAACGATGGCCTTCACGTTGCCATTGGACAAGGAGGCTATTATCACGTCTACGGACAAAACTCATCCCAAGGCAATTCACGAGTTGTTCTTCTTATAATGTTTGGAGtcttttgtgtgttttctgGTACTTCAATGACAGCTGTTGGGTTCTCAAGTGGAGCCACTGCCATAGGAGTGATTGGCGTTCTTTTTCTGATAGCTGGAATCGTGATGATTCCATGTGGGTTTTACTACTGTAGTGTGGTTAGACAGAGAATGTTTGCAGAACGTCAACGTGTTGCCCAGAATGTCAATGCCCCTTTGCCAAGCAGTGGGCAGGGGCAGGTTCCTGTGCCTGTCAGTGCACCAAGAGTTGAACTTGCTGCATCTGCATATTCTTCGCCCTATGGTCAAACTAGTGGATATCCTACTGGACTAATGGTTTCATCTGCTCCAGTATTGGAACCAACAGTTCCTGCTACAGAATGGAAGGGTGTGACTATTGGTGATGATAATACTGCATctgcaccaccaccaccctCATATGAAATGGCGACCCAAGATGTATATTAGAAAGGCAGTGTTTGGAATTTAGCTTAGCTTACAATAACTAGAGCAAAACTGGATGAATTACAGTAACAGGTTTTACAGTTCTTCATTAACGATCAGTTGTAAGGGTATAGATAGCTATAGCTGCTAGTTTACATCTACAATCTAATAGTTTTGAAATACATCTAGTACACAGCAAAATTAACTGCCACTAGCAGTGCAGCTGTGCTAGGATGGATGTGGGAAAGGTTAAACTTCTGCTTAGGTCAAGAGTTCTTCTTGTACGTCAGTCGACCGCAACCGGATGGATGCTAGTAAAACGTGCAGGACATATGCTACTGCAGTCCAGCTTTTAGTGTAGCTGCGATAGCCAACttcccagactcacgtgagcttggcagtgtccggttcccgtatgacactttcagcctgtCAGCCTCTGAAAGTCTCATATGGTAACTGGACActgccagactcacgtgaCACACAGAGGACACAAGTACATTGCCCCTTGTGAAATTAGAATCTAATTTGAGTTACATTGTATTATAACTTCGATGGACTGTAGCAATAAAGTTTACCGTCCACGCATGCGCTGTACGAAACGCCTTCACATTCGATTGCATCCGGAATTTCGTTATGCCAACACTGTTTCAGCAGATTAGATTGCAAAACCTTTCTCAAGTCGTTTCCCAGGCTCAAACAACGACGAGAGTTCATTCGACAATGGCATCACCGTACTCTACTATGCACGAACAGCAATCTGCTCAAACGCGCGATACTCTTACTTTAGTGTCAGTAGTTCTGGTGTGTGGTGGCCTCTCTATGGCCACGATTGGATTCCCTTCCAATGTTATGTTGGGTGCCATTGGTGTAGTGACGTCAGTGATTGGTTTTGTCATAATTGCAATTGCTTGACTCTGTCTATAATTGTCAAACGGTGCCATTCGAGGGTCAACAGAACAGATTGAGGTAGAaagctagcgtgcgttaaacGCACGCCCATAAACAAATTTGGTCTTCTCTGGACGttatttgctttgtttctgtgctACTGTATGTCTGGATGTACTCTAAATAAGGACTGATAAGAGCTGCTTTTGCGAATTTATGTTTACATGTGGACGTCACATGGTTACGCTGTCAGTGGTCACAATGTTCCGTCTTTCCGTGGTTCCACGACGTTTGttcttcattgtttgtgtgAGACAAGATGAGTCGTTATACAATACTGTATTGTAAATTATCCTAAGTTATCCTGCCGTTTTCGGTGAGTAACGACCACAACTCTGTGCGATGTAGAaagctagcgtgcgttaaaggAACGCCCATAGGCGAATTTGGCTTTTCCAAAGGCAAAACGTAAAAAGGCAGTCAAAACGTAACGGTAACTAAAGTCAGACGTCTCCAACTGGTAATAAATTTTACTCTGAGAACACCTTACTCTAACCCTAGTAAGATTCTGTCAGCGACGTCATCGAATTGATATCTAACACTCCccatgcttaattaattaatgtcataGTTCTTAAGCTGCAAGAAAAAGGAAAAACAAACCAAATGCAACATAAATAGCCAAGACAACAATTCCATGTCCGGTGGATCTTCAAGAGGTGTCTGATTGGCGGTGTTGGAAAAACTGTTGTCATTGTCAGCCTCGTCGCTGGTTTCGGCTGCTCCAAATGGTGCTATCTGTTTCCGTGACTGTTCTGTCATCGGTTCTGTTTCTGtggtgtctgtcttttgtctggaTCGGTGGTGTTGTTCTAGTTGGTCCGGTGTTGGTCGCAGTTGATCGACGTGTCGTCTCCATATTAGATCTCCGGGCGTCGCGGTAACTTCGTAAGACACTggtcctgtttgtctgtggaCCATACCAGATAAACATTTTGACTCTGGACGGTAATTCCTAGTCATGACACTTTGACCGATCTTAAATGATCTGCACGCCCACCCTATTCTCGTTCTGTACCAATTTATTCTCCACAGTTATCCTGACATCTGGTTTGACCAGATCCAATATGGTTCTCAAGTTTCGTCCAAACATTAGTTGTGCTGGACTGGACTCACTTCGGTCACCATGTGTGGAGCAGTGCGGTAAGCCAACAAACACCTGTTCAGTTTATGTTGTGTAGAAATAGGAGCTTGGTCGGCTTTGAGTGCGCGTTTAAAACTCCTCTCTAATCGTTCAGTGAGGCAGCGTGGTACGGCGCACCTCTCACGTGACGAATGCTATTTTCCTTGGTGAAGGTCTGGAAATGCTCTGACGTAAATTGCGGTCCGTTGTCAGATACAATTTTGTTCTGGAATGTCCATCCGGGAC is a genomic window of Corticium candelabrum chromosome 11, ooCorCand1.1, whole genome shotgun sequence containing:
- the LOC134187021 gene encoding uncharacterized protein LOC134187021 — encoded protein: MTTTQPVYHHPSAQVAHVQVVSLSNTQAVGANDGLHVAIGQGGYYHVYGQNSSQGNSRVVLLIMFGVFCVFSGTSMTAVGFSSGATAIGVIGVLFLIAGIVMIPCGFYYCSVVRQRMFAERQRVAQNVNAPLPSSGQGQVPVPVSAPRVELAASAYSSPYGQTSGYPTGLMVSSAPVLEPTVPATEWKGVTIGDDNTASAPPPPSYEMATQDVY
- the LOC134186891 gene encoding uncharacterized protein LOC134186891 encodes the protein MPFSPPDGSDSMSPTSVFPGELECRQCLADLLPPNSTALSVNSTQHSIQRALDDALKSSVRSSLCSLREQARFNAVTFPHVGAWLRAIPNPNLSLAMSPREFVTALRLRLGVPVFSPPPRSIRCVCGHILDVFGDHALGCSSSLRIRRHDALCDTVYHWLLVDNSGVRREQRCSSQSMDRPGDVFHPDFSNGKAAYFDISVRNSFSPSHVINAAVKTGAAAQAGEMEKDERHDSNVSSYGCLFYPLVVESYGVWSEHSLELLKSIAKKSTLSTGHSFSRAITNLHEQLSVKLWQYNSRMITEHLDVLSVASVCSDVFQ